One segment of Sinorhizobium sp. BG8 DNA contains the following:
- the phnF gene encoding phosphonate metabolism transcriptional regulator PhnF has translation MIERQTGIALWRQIADRMRLAINNGDFDDTGMMPPETTLAAQFGVNRHTVRSALASLADEGLVRGIQGIGTRIERRDSLTFPISRRTRFSRGLGDQASETEGRLLEQATEVASPVVAKALGLASGASCIRLETLSTADRRPISRSTGYFPADRFAGIGELYQTTGSITRAFEKLGVEDYVRRSTEISATHAEAEDLQDLKLSPGAILLVTTAINTDMAGKPIQFSRSRFAADRVKFTVDI, from the coding sequence ATGATCGAGCGCCAGACCGGCATCGCACTATGGCGGCAGATCGCAGACCGGATGCGACTGGCGATCAACAACGGAGACTTCGACGACACAGGGATGATGCCGCCCGAGACGACTCTCGCCGCACAGTTCGGCGTCAACCGTCATACGGTGCGCAGCGCCCTCGCTTCGCTTGCCGACGAGGGCCTCGTGCGGGGCATCCAGGGCATAGGCACGCGCATCGAGCGCCGTGACAGCCTGACCTTTCCGATCTCGCGCCGCACCCGCTTTTCAAGGGGCCTTGGCGATCAGGCGAGCGAAACTGAGGGCCGCTTGCTAGAACAGGCGACAGAGGTTGCGAGTCCTGTCGTGGCCAAAGCCCTCGGCCTTGCGAGTGGAGCTTCGTGCATCAGGCTGGAAACGCTCAGCACCGCTGACCGGCGCCCGATCTCGCGATCGACAGGGTACTTTCCCGCGGACCGTTTTGCGGGCATCGGCGAACTTTACCAGACAACAGGCTCGATCACGCGCGCATTCGAAAAGCTCGGCGTGGAGGATTACGTTCGCCGTTCGACGGAAATCTCAGCGACCCATGCCGAGGCAGAGGATCTCCAGGACCTGAAGCTTTCGCCGGGTGCGATCCTGCTGGTGACCACTGCAATCAATACCGACATGGCGGGTAAACCCATTCAGTTCTCCCGCTCGCGTTTCGCGGCCGACAGGGTGAAGTTCACCGTCGATATATGA
- a CDS encoding NepR family anti-sigma factor: MSRFNDESDKAGRASQGSAVFDPKGVVGRKLKSFYDVIETEPVPSHLLDLLEQLDEAERKSKLGK, from the coding sequence ATGAGCCGGTTCAATGATGAGAGCGACAAGGCCGGGCGCGCCTCCCAGGGATCTGCCGTCTTCGACCCCAAAGGCGTCGTGGGACGGAAGCTCAAATCCTTCTACGATGTGATTGAAACCGAACCGGTTCCTAGTCACTTGCTGGACCTTCTCGAACAGCTGGATGAAGCGGAACGCAAATCCAAGCTCGGTAAGTGA
- the phnK gene encoding phosphonate C-P lyase system protein PhnK, giving the protein MTDAPLLKVHDVSKFYGPRTGCRNVSFELWPGEVLAIVGESGSGKTTLLNCLATRLMPTSGSVEYRMRDGQLRELARMSEAERRFLMRTDWGFVHQNPADGLRMTVSAGANVGERLMAVGERHYGNIRDTAGDWLRRVEIGLDRIDDQPRAFSGGMRQRLQIARNLVTSPRLVFMDEPTGGLDVSVQARLLDLVRGLVHDLGLSAIIVTHDLAVARLLSHRMMVMKDGVVIEQGLTDRVLDDPREPYTQLLVSSILQV; this is encoded by the coding sequence ATGACCGACGCTCCGCTCCTGAAGGTGCACGACGTCTCGAAGTTCTATGGTCCGCGGACCGGGTGCCGCAACGTCTCGTTCGAACTATGGCCGGGCGAGGTGCTGGCGATCGTCGGCGAATCCGGATCCGGCAAGACGACTCTCCTGAACTGCCTTGCAACGAGGTTGATGCCGACCTCGGGTTCGGTGGAATACCGGATGCGTGATGGCCAGCTGCGCGAGCTGGCACGGATGAGCGAGGCTGAACGCAGGTTTCTCATGCGAACCGACTGGGGTTTCGTGCATCAGAACCCCGCCGATGGCCTGCGTATGACGGTATCGGCAGGCGCCAATGTCGGCGAGCGGCTGATGGCAGTCGGCGAACGCCACTACGGCAATATCCGGGATACCGCCGGCGACTGGCTTCGCCGCGTGGAGATCGGTCTTGACCGGATCGATGACCAGCCGCGCGCCTTCTCCGGCGGCATGCGCCAGCGTCTCCAGATCGCCCGCAATCTCGTGACCTCGCCCCGTCTCGTCTTCATGGACGAGCCGACCGGCGGCCTCGACGTATCGGTCCAGGCGCGTCTCCTCGATCTGGTTCGTGGCCTCGTTCATGACCTCGGGCTTTCCGCGATCATCGTCACGCACGACCTCGCCGTCGCACGCCTGCTTTCCCATCGCATGATGGTGATGAAGGACGGAGTGGTGATCGAACAGGGGCTGACCGACCGCGTGCTGGACGATCCGCGCGAGCCCTACACCCAGCTACTCGTTTCCTCCATTCTGCAGGTGTGA
- a CDS encoding RidA family protein: MDIKRFETGARMSQAVVHNGTVYLAGQVGVAGHDVATQTQQALAEVDRLLALAGTDKSRILSAQVWLADMADFSKMNAVWDAWVSAGNAPARATGESKLAAPEYLVEVIVVAALA; the protein is encoded by the coding sequence ATGGATATTAAACGCTTTGAAACCGGTGCCCGCATGAGCCAGGCTGTCGTGCACAACGGCACCGTCTATCTGGCAGGCCAGGTTGGCGTCGCCGGCCACGATGTCGCGACGCAGACCCAGCAGGCGCTTGCCGAGGTCGATCGCCTGCTGGCGCTTGCCGGCACCGACAAGAGCCGCATCCTTTCCGCCCAGGTCTGGCTTGCCGACATGGCGGACTTTTCCAAGATGAACGCCGTCTGGGACGCCTGGGTTTCCGCGGGCAATGCCCCGGCACGCGCAACCGGCGAATCCAAGCTCGCAGCGCCGGAATACCTCGTCGAGGTGATCGTGGTCGCGGCTCTCGCCTGA
- a CDS encoding CsbD family protein, protein MNWDIIEGKWNEYKGKAQTQWGKLTDDDLDVINGRRVELSGKIQQRYGIAKDEAERQIDEWERRH, encoded by the coding sequence ATGAACTGGGATATCATCGAAGGCAAGTGGAACGAGTACAAGGGCAAGGCCCAGACGCAGTGGGGCAAGCTGACGGACGATGATCTTGACGTGATCAATGGTCGACGCGTCGAACTCTCCGGCAAGATCCAGCAGCGTTATGGGATCGCCAAGGATGAGGCCGAGCGCCAGATCGACGAGTGGGAACGCCGTCACTGA
- a CDS encoding glycine zipper domain-containing protein, whose product MKKNLLVATALIVSAVTVASCTPTERGATIGAASGAIIGGAVTGKAGGALAGAAIGGVGGALIGHASEPGRCVYRDRYGRRYTASC is encoded by the coding sequence ATGAAAAAGAATCTGCTTGTCGCCACGGCTCTCATCGTTTCGGCCGTCACCGTCGCGTCCTGCACGCCCACGGAACGCGGTGCAACGATTGGCGCAGCCTCGGGCGCCATTATCGGCGGCGCCGTGACCGGCAAGGCTGGCGGTGCGCTCGCCGGTGCGGCGATCGGCGGCGTCGGTGGTGCGCTCATCGGTCACGCAAGCGAGCCTGGCCGTTGCGTCTACAGGGACCGTTATGGCCGTCGCTACACCGCAAGTTGCTGA
- a CDS encoding response regulator has product MSLSTRIAPHLPYLRRFSRAVTGSQTSGDAYVAAMLEALVADITLYPKRSSDRIAIFRLYCTLFDSIHVTLADVSSPFGWERNAAAHLANVSPTARKAFLLVAVEGFERSEAADILDIPEEKFDALLDEASREISNQVATDIMIIEDEPLIAMDIEDMVKGLGHRVTGIARTRDEAVELYYRTSPGMVLADIQLADGSSGIDAVNEILTTGSVPVIFITAFPERLLTGERPEPAFLVTKPFNPEMVKALISQALFFNEKARVARSA; this is encoded by the coding sequence ATGTCGCTATCAACCCGGATCGCCCCACACCTTCCTTACCTCAGGCGGTTCTCACGCGCCGTAACCGGCTCCCAGACTTCCGGCGACGCCTATGTGGCCGCCATGCTGGAAGCACTTGTTGCTGATATAACGCTCTACCCCAAGCGTTCCAGTGATCGGATCGCCATTTTTCGGCTCTATTGCACGCTATTCGACAGTATTCACGTCACTTTAGCCGACGTTTCCTCGCCGTTCGGCTGGGAGCGGAACGCAGCCGCCCACCTCGCCAATGTTTCCCCCACTGCCCGCAAGGCCTTCCTGCTTGTCGCGGTCGAGGGGTTCGAGCGCTCGGAGGCCGCCGACATTCTCGACATTCCTGAAGAGAAGTTCGATGCCCTGCTCGACGAAGCCTCGCGCGAAATCTCGAACCAGGTGGCCACCGACATCATGATCATCGAGGATGAGCCGCTGATCGCGATGGACATCGAGGACATGGTAAAAGGCCTCGGCCACCGCGTGACCGGCATCGCCCGCACGCGAGACGAGGCGGTCGAGCTCTACTATCGCACCTCGCCGGGCATGGTGCTGGCGGATATCCAGCTTGCGGATGGGAGCTCGGGGATCGATGCGGTGAACGAGATCCTGACCACCGGCAGCGTGCCGGTCATCTTCATCACGGCCTTCCCCGAACGGCTGCTGACCGGCGAAAGGCCGGAACCAGCGTTCCTCGTGACCAAACCCTTCAATCCCGAAATGGTGAAGGCCCTGATCAGCCAGGCGCTCTTCTTCAACGAGAAGGCCCGGGTGGCACGGTCGGCCTGA
- a CDS encoding carbon-phosphorus lyase complex subunit PhnI — protein MYVAVKGGEAAIANAHRLLADRRRGDRSLPAIGLEQIVEQLGLAVDRVMSEASLYDRSLAALAIRQARGDMIEAIFILRAYRTTLPRFGASKPVETASMLVERRVSATYKDLPGGQLLGPTFDYTHRLLDPSLIGDGPVDAALEREGEAEPVMRVSDILSGEGLVEEDGSLPEGHVPGDLTREPLEFPMARDLRLQALARGDEGFLLSLGYSTQRGFGSTHPFVGEIRIGDVEVDLELPELGFAVSLGTIQVTECQMITQFKGSAKNPPQFTRGYGLVFGQNERKAMSMSLVDRALRAGEFGEDVVSPAQDEEFVISHSDNVQATGFVEHLKLPHYVDFQAELDLMRRMRREYEERNRDEPGNETLEAAQ, from the coding sequence ATGTACGTTGCCGTCAAGGGCGGGGAAGCCGCCATCGCAAATGCCCATCGCCTTCTCGCCGATCGCCGCCGGGGTGACCGCTCGCTTCCGGCTATCGGCCTCGAGCAAATCGTCGAGCAGCTCGGCCTCGCCGTCGACCGCGTCATGTCCGAGGCATCCCTCTACGACCGGTCGCTTGCAGCACTCGCGATCCGACAGGCTCGGGGCGACATGATCGAAGCGATCTTCATCCTGCGCGCCTATCGTACGACGCTCCCCCGCTTCGGCGCGTCGAAGCCGGTGGAGACCGCATCCATGCTCGTCGAGCGCAGGGTCTCCGCGACCTACAAAGACCTGCCGGGAGGCCAGCTTCTCGGACCCACCTTCGACTATACGCATCGTCTCCTGGATCCGTCGCTAATTGGCGATGGGCCTGTCGATGCCGCACTGGAGCGGGAAGGCGAGGCGGAGCCCGTGATGCGGGTCTCCGACATCCTTTCCGGCGAAGGCCTCGTCGAGGAGGACGGCAGTCTGCCCGAGGGCCATGTGCCGGGAGATCTTACGCGCGAGCCGCTGGAGTTCCCGATGGCGCGCGACCTGCGACTGCAGGCGCTTGCCCGTGGCGACGAGGGCTTCCTGCTGTCGCTCGGCTATTCGACGCAGCGCGGCTTCGGCAGCACGCACCCCTTCGTCGGTGAGATTCGCATAGGTGATGTGGAGGTCGATCTCGAGCTGCCCGAACTGGGCTTTGCCGTCTCCCTGGGCACGATTCAGGTGACGGAGTGCCAGATGATCACGCAGTTCAAGGGATCGGCCAAGAACCCGCCGCAGTTCACGCGCGGCTACGGCCTCGTCTTCGGACAGAACGAGCGCAAGGCCATGTCCATGTCGCTCGTCGACCGGGCGCTTCGGGCAGGCGAGTTCGGCGAAGACGTCGTCTCCCCTGCGCAGGACGAGGAATTCGTGATCTCCCACTCCGACAACGTGCAGGCGACCGGCTTCGTCGAACATCTCAAGCTGCCGCACTACGTCGATTTCCAGGCGGAACTCGATCTCATGCGCCGCATGCGGCGCGAATACGAGGAACGCAACCGGGACGAACCCGGCAACGAGACACTGGAGGCAGCCCAATGA
- the dhaK gene encoding dihydroxyacetone kinase subunit DhaK — MKKFINSPEAMVLESLRGFVAANADLVAFGAQEKYVRRSALKQGKVAIVSGGGAGHEPMHSGFVGHGMLDAACTGHVFTSPTPDQILAAVEGTETGAGTLLIVKNYDGDVMNFEMAAEMAVAREGRSVATIIVSDDIAVHDARRSSGRRGVAGTLVVEKILGAAAEAGMDLSSLVKLGEAVVRDTRTMGVALRGATVPDTARETFVLGPDEMEVGVGIHGEPGRSREAFGDAEAIVAMVCQSILADLDEGMAGEFLLLVNGFGGTPVSELYLVYGIARRIFESCGLTVGRSLVGTYVTSLDMAGMSITLSLLDGERKRLWDAPVATPALRWGI, encoded by the coding sequence ATGAAGAAATTCATCAACAGCCCGGAAGCGATGGTCCTGGAAAGCCTGCGCGGTTTCGTTGCGGCCAACGCGGATCTCGTCGCCTTCGGGGCACAGGAAAAATACGTACGCCGGAGTGCGTTGAAGCAGGGCAAGGTTGCGATCGTATCCGGCGGCGGGGCCGGTCACGAGCCCATGCATAGCGGTTTCGTCGGCCATGGCATGCTCGATGCGGCCTGCACTGGCCACGTCTTCACCTCTCCAACCCCCGACCAGATCCTTGCCGCGGTGGAGGGAACCGAAACCGGTGCCGGCACGCTGCTGATCGTGAAGAACTACGACGGCGATGTCATGAACTTTGAGATGGCGGCTGAAATGGCGGTCGCGCGCGAGGGGCGCAGCGTGGCGACGATTATCGTCAGTGATGATATCGCCGTGCACGATGCACGACGCAGCTCCGGCCGCAGGGGGGTGGCGGGAACGCTGGTCGTGGAGAAGATCCTCGGCGCGGCAGCCGAGGCCGGGATGGATTTATCCTCGCTCGTGAAGCTGGGGGAAGCGGTGGTGCGGGACACGCGCACCATGGGAGTCGCCCTGAGGGGCGCGACGGTGCCGGATACGGCCCGCGAGACTTTCGTGCTCGGTCCGGACGAGATGGAGGTCGGGGTGGGGATCCACGGCGAACCCGGCCGGTCGCGAGAGGCGTTCGGCGATGCGGAAGCCATCGTCGCGATGGTGTGCCAGTCGATCCTTGCGGATCTCGACGAGGGTATGGCCGGCGAATTCCTGCTTCTCGTGAACGGGTTCGGCGGAACGCCGGTTTCGGAACTCTACCTGGTCTATGGGATCGCCCGCCGTATCTTCGAGAGCTGCGGACTGACCGTGGGCCGCTCCCTTGTTGGGACCTACGTGACGTCGCTCGACATGGCCGGCATGTCGATCACGCTTTCCCTGCTCGACGGCGAACGCAAGCGCCTGTGGGATGCGCCGGTCGCAACGCCAGCGTTGCGCTGGGGCATCTGA
- a CDS encoding DUF3309 family protein: MLSTILLVILILLLIGALPNWGYSRAWGYGPSGGLGLVIVILLVLVLMGRI, encoded by the coding sequence ATGCTGAGCACCATTCTGCTTGTAATTTTAATCCTGCTCCTCATCGGCGCCTTGCCGAATTGGGGCTATAGCCGTGCCTGGGGGTATGGACCCTCTGGTGGACTCGGACTTGTCATTGTCATTCTTCTCGTGCTTGTCTTGATGGGACGTATTTAA
- a CDS encoding DUF1328 domain-containing protein, with amino-acid sequence MLYYALVFMVIAIVAGLFGFGGIAGASAGIAQILFFVFLALLVLSLIAGLFRRV; translated from the coding sequence ATGCTTTACTACGCACTTGTGTTCATGGTGATTGCGATCGTCGCCGGTCTTTTCGGTTTCGGCGGCATTGCCGGCGCATCGGCCGGTATCGCGCAGATCCTGTTCTTTGTATTTTTGGCCCTTCTGGTCCTGTCGTTGATCGCCGGTCTTTTCAGGCGCGTATAG
- a CDS encoding putative PEP-binding protein translates to MSDTPRPAPFTIVGQGASPGLAGGLAFIATPVRQLQMNVPADQGVQVLSDAIATTVDALRDLSSRTDEESAAILEFQIEMLLDPVLVGPAMELIRKGGDPALAWVSVLDGHIRGFEESDDEQMRARAADLADIKNGVLRALSGEGWPDFPVGSVFVGSDIAPSLFLSHDWSGGGGIVLFKGSAVSHVAMLARSLAVPMVVGIGSTPISGGTPLLIDGSLGTVSSCPGSGEIARSSRESDTHVPPVSAGGRGPVFRKKAGLPVGIFANINAVSELDGIDIDAIDGVGLFRSEFLMATTADLANEQRQFEAYCTILRWAGDKPVTIRLLDFGGDKPLPGTLGGHAPPLLELRGVRLLLAMPEILRIQVRALLRAAAFGNLRVMVPMVTVPSELEAIRGVFEAEGNALERRAVIFRRPLIGMMVEVPAAALMLESFGMADFFSLGTNDLAQYLAAASRQDAEAAGLHAAIAPAVLRLAGQCVKTAARMGKPIAICGDMAGDPDRIPGLVAIGLRAFSMAPLRIASACLKIAELPASERMVAGGSDGA, encoded by the coding sequence ATGTCCGACACACCTAGGCCGGCCCCTTTCACGATCGTCGGGCAGGGTGCCTCGCCGGGCCTTGCCGGAGGACTGGCCTTCATCGCCACGCCGGTCAGGCAGCTCCAGATGAACGTGCCCGCGGACCAGGGCGTGCAAGTGCTTTCCGACGCGATCGCCACAACTGTCGACGCCCTGCGGGACCTTTCTTCCAGAACGGACGAAGAAAGTGCGGCGATCCTGGAATTCCAGATCGAAATGTTGCTAGACCCGGTGCTCGTGGGGCCTGCCATGGAGCTGATCCGTAAGGGAGGGGACCCCGCCCTTGCCTGGGTTTCGGTGCTGGACGGTCACATTCGCGGTTTCGAGGAATCCGACGACGAGCAGATGCGGGCACGGGCGGCGGACCTCGCAGACATCAAGAACGGTGTCCTGAGGGCGCTGAGCGGGGAAGGGTGGCCGGATTTTCCGGTGGGTTCGGTCTTCGTCGGAAGCGATATCGCGCCGAGCCTCTTCCTGTCGCACGATTGGTCCGGCGGGGGTGGCATCGTTCTCTTCAAGGGCAGCGCGGTGAGCCATGTCGCGATGCTTGCCCGCAGCCTCGCAGTGCCGATGGTCGTCGGGATAGGGTCGACGCCGATTTCCGGCGGAACGCCGCTCCTGATCGACGGGTCGCTCGGCACGGTGTCCTCCTGCCCGGGATCCGGCGAGATCGCGCGATCATCCCGTGAGAGCGACACGCACGTACCTCCGGTATCCGCAGGCGGTAGGGGGCCGGTTTTTCGCAAAAAAGCCGGTCTGCCCGTCGGCATCTTCGCCAACATCAACGCCGTCTCCGAACTCGACGGGATCGACATCGACGCGATCGACGGGGTCGGACTGTTCCGCTCAGAGTTCCTGATGGCGACGACCGCCGACCTTGCCAACGAGCAGCGGCAGTTCGAGGCCTATTGCACCATTCTCCGCTGGGCCGGCGACAAACCGGTAACGATCCGTCTCCTCGACTTTGGCGGCGACAAGCCTCTTCCCGGAACGCTCGGCGGGCATGCCCCCCCGCTCCTCGAACTGCGCGGCGTCCGCCTCCTTCTTGCGATGCCTGAGATCCTGCGCATTCAGGTACGCGCGCTGTTGCGGGCGGCGGCCTTCGGCAACCTTCGGGTCATGGTTCCCATGGTCACGGTTCCCTCCGAACTCGAGGCGATCCGGGGCGTCTTCGAAGCGGAGGGGAATGCGCTGGAGCGCCGGGCGGTCATCTTCCGCAGGCCCTTGATCGGGATGATGGTGGAAGTGCCCGCGGCCGCCCTCATGCTGGAGAGTTTCGGCATGGCGGACTTCTTTTCACTCGGCACGAACGATCTCGCGCAATATCTGGCGGCTGCATCCCGGCAGGACGCCGAGGCGGCGGGGTTGCACGCGGCCATCGCTCCCGCTGTTCTTCGCCTTGCCGGGCAATGCGTGAAGACTGCGGCCCGCATGGGCAAGCCGATTGCAATATGCGGGGACATGGCCGGCGATCCGGATCGGATCCCCGGCCTCGTCGCGATCGGGTTGCGCGCATTCTCGATGGCGCCTTTGCGAATTGCGTCGGCCTGCCTGAAGATCGCCGAACTCCCGGCAAGCGAACGGATGGTCGCGGGAGGTTCGGATGGCGCGTGA
- a CDS encoding alpha-D-ribose 1-methylphosphonate 5-phosphate C-P-lyase PhnJ: MAATTELATYNFAYLDEQTKRMIRRAILKAIAIPGYQVPFASREMPMPYGWGTGGVQVTAAILGPDDVLKVIDQGADDTTNAVSIRAFFQKVANVAVTTRTPEATIIQTRHRIPEEKLTAGQTLVYQVPIPEPLRFLEPRETETRKMHALEEYGLMHVKLYEDIAKNGHIATTYSYPVKVEGRYVMSPSPTPKFDNLKMHMSEALQLFGAGREKRIYAVPPFTNVVSLDFEDHPFEVQKFDKPCALCGAENVYLDEVVLDDRGGRMFICSDTDHCEDRRDHGHRGHMLAYGKEAAQ, encoded by the coding sequence ATGGCCGCAACAACTGAACTCGCAACCTACAACTTCGCCTATCTCGACGAACAGACAAAGCGCATGATCCGCCGCGCTATCCTGAAGGCGATCGCCATTCCCGGCTACCAGGTACCTTTCGCCTCGCGCGAAATGCCGATGCCCTACGGCTGGGGCACTGGCGGCGTGCAGGTGACGGCGGCGATCCTCGGGCCCGACGATGTGCTGAAGGTCATCGACCAGGGAGCAGACGACACCACGAATGCGGTATCCATCCGGGCCTTCTTCCAGAAGGTCGCCAATGTCGCCGTCACCACGAGAACTCCCGAAGCGACGATCATCCAGACCCGCCACCGGATACCGGAGGAAAAACTGACGGCCGGCCAGACGCTGGTTTACCAGGTGCCGATCCCCGAACCCCTGCGTTTCCTCGAGCCGCGCGAGACAGAGACCCGGAAGATGCACGCGCTGGAAGAGTACGGCCTGATGCATGTGAAGCTCTACGAGGACATCGCCAAGAACGGCCACATCGCCACGACATACTCCTATCCGGTGAAGGTCGAGGGACGATACGTGATGAGCCCTTCGCCGACGCCGAAGTTCGACAATCTGAAGATGCATATGTCGGAGGCGCTGCAGCTCTTCGGGGCAGGGCGCGAAAAGCGCATCTATGCCGTGCCGCCGTTCACGAACGTCGTCAGCCTCGATTTCGAAGACCATCCCTTCGAGGTCCAAAAGTTCGACAAGCCCTGCGCGCTGTGCGGTGCCGAGAACGTCTACCTCGACGAGGTCGTGCTCGATGACAGGGGCGGACGCATGTTCATCTGCTCCGATACCGATCACTGCGAGGACCGCCGCGACCACGGGCACCGTGGCCACATGCTCGCCTACGGCAAGGAGGCCGCCCAATGA
- the phnG gene encoding phosphonate C-P lyase system protein PhnG, producing the protein MNSSKGDADFAGGTPERQKAMGVLARATRAELEAAWSGLPEKPEVFPVRGPETGLVMVRGRIGGGGAPFNLGEATVSRASVRLADGTVGHGQALGTDLEKVRLAAVFDALLQVSSSSLCVRQVVASVEERIAAEQARRQRQTAATRVDFFTMVRGDD; encoded by the coding sequence ATGAATTCTTCCAAAGGCGATGCGGATTTCGCCGGCGGCACGCCCGAACGGCAGAAGGCCATGGGCGTCCTCGCGAGAGCGACGAGAGCCGAACTCGAGGCGGCGTGGAGCGGACTTCCGGAAAAGCCCGAGGTCTTTCCCGTTCGCGGACCTGAGACCGGGCTGGTGATGGTCCGCGGCCGGATTGGCGGAGGCGGTGCACCATTCAATCTCGGCGAAGCGACTGTGAGCCGCGCGAGCGTGAGGCTTGCGGATGGAACGGTCGGTCACGGCCAGGCGCTCGGCACGGATCTCGAGAAGGTCCGGCTTGCCGCCGTCTTCGATGCGCTCCTGCAGGTATCCTCCAGCAGCCTGTGCGTTCGCCAGGTTGTCGCCTCGGTCGAGGAACGCATCGCCGCGGAACAGGCCCGCAGGCAGCGCCAGACGGCGGCCACGCGGGTCGACTTTTTCACGATGGTCAGGGGAGACGATTGA
- the phnL gene encoding phosphonate C-P lyase system protein PhnL: MATPLVVSEVSKSFTMHLRDGIRLPVVSNVAFSVKAGQCVVLGGPSGIGKSSLLKMVYGNYAVDGGQILVDHEGRLVDLATADPRTILAVRRVTLGYVSQFLRTVPRVAAVDVVAEPLVARGEIPAVAREAAEAMLARLNLPRELWQLPPATFSGGEQQRVNIARGFITDHRVLLLDEPTASLDATNRKVVVAMIEEKKAAGVALLGIFHDEDVRTEVADHIVDVSAFSPRRAAA; this comes from the coding sequence ATGGCGACGCCCCTCGTTGTTTCCGAAGTCTCGAAAAGCTTCACAATGCATTTGCGCGACGGCATACGCCTGCCGGTCGTGTCCAACGTCGCCTTTTCGGTGAAGGCAGGGCAGTGCGTCGTCCTGGGTGGCCCTTCCGGCATCGGCAAGAGTTCGCTGCTCAAGATGGTATACGGCAACTATGCCGTCGACGGTGGCCAGATCCTCGTAGACCATGAGGGCAGGCTCGTGGATCTCGCCACGGCCGATCCGAGGACGATCCTCGCCGTGCGCCGCGTCACGCTCGGCTATGTCAGCCAGTTCCTGCGCACTGTGCCCCGGGTCGCGGCGGTCGATGTCGTGGCCGAACCGCTCGTGGCGCGCGGCGAAATCCCCGCCGTTGCCCGTGAGGCGGCGGAGGCGATGCTCGCCAGGCTCAACCTGCCACGTGAACTCTGGCAGTTGCCGCCCGCCACGTTTTCCGGTGGCGAGCAGCAGCGCGTCAACATTGCCCGTGGCTTCATCACCGATCATCGCGTGCTGCTGCTCGACGAGCCCACGGCGTCGCTCGACGCGACGAACCGCAAGGTCGTGGTGGCCATGATCGAGGAGAAGAAGGCGGCCGGAGTGGCGCTCCTCGGTATCTTCCATGACGAGGATGTGCGCACCGAAGTCGCGGACCACATCGTGGACGTGTCCGCATTCTCGCCGCGCAGGGCTGCCGCATGA
- the phnH gene encoding phosphonate C-P lyase system protein PhnH, giving the protein MPMQAQTFSGAFSEPVFQSQAVFRTLMDCMARPGTIGRIETVVRPPKPLSPAAGAVALTLCDHETPVWLTPALAKSSLPQWLAFHAGATVTEDKHLARFAFVEAGAPMPGLSLFAQGTQEYPDRSTTLVVELDALEGGQSLLLKGPGIRDEATIAPIGLPETFLLLWTANRQGFPRGVDLVLVAGERVVCLPRTTNIDKREG; this is encoded by the coding sequence ATGCCGATGCAAGCGCAGACCTTTTCAGGCGCCTTCTCCGAACCCGTTTTCCAGTCGCAGGCAGTGTTCCGCACGCTGATGGACTGCATGGCCCGTCCGGGCACGATCGGCCGCATCGAAACCGTCGTACGGCCGCCGAAGCCGCTCTCGCCTGCTGCGGGCGCCGTGGCACTCACACTTTGCGATCACGAGACGCCCGTATGGCTGACGCCGGCGCTTGCGAAGTCGTCCCTGCCGCAATGGCTGGCTTTCCACGCCGGTGCGACCGTCACGGAAGACAAGCACCTGGCGCGCTTCGCCTTCGTCGAGGCGGGCGCTCCGATGCCGGGTCTTAGCCTGTTCGCGCAGGGAACGCAGGAATACCCCGACCGTTCGACCACGCTCGTGGTCGAACTCGATGCGCTCGAAGGCGGCCAGTCACTCCTCCTCAAGGGACCCGGAATCCGGGACGAGGCAACGATTGCGCCGATCGGGCTGCCGGAGACCTTTTTGCTGCTCTGGACCGCAAACCGTCAGGGCTTCCCGCGCGGAGTGGATCTCGTTCTCGTGGCCGGCGAAAGGGTCGTCTGCCTTCCACGCACCACCAACATCGACAAGCGGGAGGGCTGA